The DNA sequence CGCCATCGACGGCCAGGGCTTCCTGTTCCTGTCGCTCGGCGACCGCCTGCAGGATTGGTGGCGCGCCCAGGATCTGAGCCAGTCCTGGGGCAAGATCATCCGCATCCGGACGGACGGGGCGATCCCCGAAGACAATCCGTTCGCCCATGTGCCCGGCGCGCGCAAGGAGATCTGGTCCTACGGCCATCGCAACCCGCAAGGGCTGGCGATCGATCCCAAGACCGGCACCCTGTGGGAGGTCGAACACGGGCCGCAGGGAGGCGACGAGGTCAACATCATCAAGCCGGGCCGCAATTATGGCTGGCCGGTCATCACCTATGGCATCGGCTACGACAATGCCAAGGTCGGGATCGGCACCCATGCGCCGGGACTGGAGCAGCCCGTCTACTATTTCAAACCCTCCATCGCGACGTCGGGTCTCGAGATCACCCAGGAGGGAAGTCCCTGGGGCCATGCCCTCTGGGTTGGGGGGCTCGCAACGGAGATCCTGGTGAAGCTGACGCTGGAGGGGGAACGGGTGACGGGGGAGGAGCGGTTCCTGGAAGGGGAAATCGGCCGCGTACGGGTGGTGAGGGCGGCACCGGACGGCTCGCTCTATCTGGGGGCGGATGAGGATGAGAGCGGGGTCTATCGGGTGGCGCCGAAGCAGTAGGCGGGGGAATCCTTCGAGACGGCCCTTTGGGCCTCCT is a window from the Rhodoligotrophos appendicifer genome containing:
- a CDS encoding PQQ-dependent sugar dehydrogenase, with protein sequence MPRCRKVAKRRRRGMVRRCFHGDEVPSVTFSCLRQCGLALMMSMAAILPGLAETAEPGTAEPGTAEPGTANPPPEVTADALSLSTVFKPMERIWGIDFLPDGRAIVTERPGRLSILGKPGDKPIPIEGVPAVFVLNHAGLLDVHLDPHFKDNQLLYLSYVVGSDDSSSMRLMRARLDGHKLADAKIIYEAGPFVPGSENWGGRIAIDGQGFLFLSLGDRLQDWWRAQDLSQSWGKIIRIRTDGAIPEDNPFAHVPGARKEIWSYGHRNPQGLAIDPKTGTLWEVEHGPQGGDEVNIIKPGRNYGWPVITYGIGYDNAKVGIGTHAPGLEQPVYYFKPSIATSGLEITQEGSPWGHALWVGGLATEILVKLTLEGERVTGEERFLEGEIGRVRVVRAAPDGSLYLGADEDESGVYRVAPKQ